Genomic segment of Marmota flaviventris isolate mMarFla1 chromosome 4, mMarFla1.hap1, whole genome shotgun sequence:
CCCTCTACACACTACTGGTGTCCCATATATTTTCATGCatctctgttatttttaaaatgttgcaggACATGTTtaagattcattttcatttacatatattagTAGTTCATTCCCTTTAGTATTGAGTACTATTCCACTACAGTGAATACCATGAATGTTTTTTCTACTCACTCTTAAGAAGATGGATGATTTTGGTTGTTTCtagttttggtttttaaatgtaAGTAATATATCTGTGTAAAAACGTTGACATggactatatttttcttttccattaagtAAATACCTAAGACTGAGATTATTGCATGATTTTTAACTTTATGCTAAACTgatataatcaatttttttttacaatttgtgctttatttcctatgtaaaaaaatatttgctagcaCAAGATTGCACAATAtgcccttaaatttttttttctagaatcaaTCATTTTAGCTCCTGCAATTAAGTTGGTGATTCATTTCAGGTTAATTATTGGTGGTATAAAATAATGGTCATGAAATTCATTCCTTTGACTTCATTTTCTTGagacaatatttttatgtttcctaaGCTCACTTcaaacctctgggttcaaacaaTCATAATGCCTTAGGCTCCATACCAGATGGGGCTACAAGTACACGCCACATGCCCAGCTTCTTTGTTTCTCTATGAAAAGTGTCCAGTTATTCTAATACAACTTTTTGAAAACATATCTGTCTTTATATCCTCAAGAAACATTTGTATATTcaggaaccaccacatgacccagtaCACCCCTCCTTGGCattttttctaaagaattaaagtcagcataataaagtgatacatgcatagccatgtataattcacaatagtcaataTAAGCTCCAGcttaaatatccatcaacagatgaatggataaagaaaatgtggtatatatacacagtggagttttatttatccataaaaatgtaattatgtcattttcaggaaaacatGGAAGCTGAcagcattatgttaagcaaaataagaaactcagaaagtcaagggacaTTGTCTCCTACTATCTGTAGatgttagaaaaaacaaaaaggaaaaaaaaatctataggagATCTCATTATAATTGATGAAAGTCAGTGGAGAAGACAACAGAAACCAAAGGAGAGTTTAGAGGCGAGGAAAAGGAGAAGTACTAGGGAATAttactgaccaaattatactgttaaatCATGTGCAAGtctaaatgtaaaacaaagatacCACTATATGTGTAATTTTAATGTAccaaaaaatgggggaaaaataacCTCACAtactcattaaaacaaaaatggaatacTTAAAAAACTTTAGCCTTAATTTATGATCTTCacaaaattgttgaaaatgaTGCTTACTTTAAATTTAGCATTGCTTTGCATTGGGGGTTGAAAACCCCCAAAATAATTGTGGTGAAACCCCCACAATTATAAGGAGAATCAAATTGTGTGaccattttaaacatttagttGGCTcttgttgtattttttattatctcaGAATCCACTTATAAACAATATCCAGGACATTTCAAGAGCCAAAAGAGACCCATTTTAAAGCAGAATTCTATACAAGATGTGGGAGAAGTGAAGTGACAAAATACAGTATTGAGGAGGGTCAAAGACCAGTGTCAAAGCTTTATGATAAGTAGAATAGAAGGTTTGGTGCTCAAGTACTCACTACTTCAAATGCCACTGGGGGCACTTTAGCAAGGTCATAGACACTGGCCTTAAACTCATGCATTTTATTACTTCATTGCCTACCTGGAAACATCAATGCTCATCTTTGAACAAGGGTCTCTTCTCATAACATTTGGACTCAGTAAATTCCAACATTTCCTCCAGCTCCATGACTCTACAACTTGGTTTATATGTGTCTGTTCATTGCAGGGCACAACCATAATAACATCATTGACATCTGTGCTGCATGACAGCAAAGAATTCCCCAACCCAAAGAAGTTTGACCCTGGCCATTTCCTGGATGAGAGTGGCAAATTCAAGAAGAGTGACTACTTCATGCCTTTCTCAACAGGTAATAGAAATGTATTTCCATTGCTGCTTCAGGGGATAAAAAACCTTAATGGGATGAGTTAAACTGCTTATTTGTGGGCGGGTAGAAATGTTCTTTGCACATGATCAGGAACAAAACTCCCAGTGCCCACATACTGTGCAAGACCAGGCTATAGCATCATTACTGGGTCTGATTACTGGGGTTTTGGGGAAAATTGACCTAGATCTTCCAAAGTAATAAAGCTAAGTGAGAGTGGATTGGTTCATGCCTCAAAATACAACACTGCACTCCCAGAACCCTTCTTAGATGATTAAATTCATCTCCACTGTCCTCATCTGCCCTGCAAAAAGAATCTAACTCCACAACCTTGGAAAGTATCTTCCATGTGGTGCCTCTCATTCCTCTGCTGAGCTCTGCAGATGATAAGTATCCAAGCACAGAATGGGCCACCAAAACCATCCCACACCCAGTTAGCTAAGCAGATGAATAAATAGATTGTTGTAATCCAGTATGACTAGTcctgagggagagagaagaaaggatcaACTGGACATGGTGGTAGAGGGAGAAAATGCCTCCTGCCTGTTCTCTCATACCACACAGTAAGGCATAAAATGGATTGAGTGACATTCAAATGGAAGAAAGGGCATTAGAACTGCCTcagaagaagcaaaagaaaaggacTGAAGAGAGGCAGGCATTTTAAGGGAGACAATGAACCATAGTACTAGGATATTTGCTCTTCATGAAGGATGCCAGAGTTTTGTGACTGGTAAATGATGGTCAGCAAACCTTGGGAGTAGGGTAGATTATCCTTTAAGACACCAGAGCATCTTGATCTCCCTACATCGAGTTCCTCCTTGGAATACAGGGTCCTTCACACCTGAAGTGTGTGCTGAGTCTCTGGCATATCATTACCAAAATTTATTCTTTGGCTCTTCAGGCTTTCTAGTAGGTCTAGCAACAACTGAGCCCTACCTTAATGGAACTCCTATTTCAGGAGGCTAGGAAAATTGTAATAATTCAAATAATCTATGCTTCGTTGCTGAGTAAAGCCAAAGAGTATGAAAATCTATAGCCTGGAGGAATCACAAAGAGtgcaaaagaaaaatggcatttgATATAGGATCTGAGAGATATATGAAGTGCATCCTAGTCAAAGGAACAGCAGCATGAGATAAAGCTTGAAACTGCCTTGCATATTTAAGACTGATGAGATCCTTCAGATCTGATGAATGGAAGATGATTGTGGAACATCAGACTTGGAACAGGGAACACAAGTAATCAGCATGTGTTTCTGGGAGTAGATTTTATGGAAACACGAAATgtcaaaagaacaattttaatatGGACATGGTCAATAAAGTTCTTGGTATGGAGCTGATGCTCACTAATATTAAGAGAATGAAGAGTGTTGATAAATTATTAGGTGGACAACAGGTGTGTTCCTCCTGTTTAATCAGTCATCCTTTAtatttagtcttttaaaatattttttgtaagtggacacaataccttcattttattaatatttttatgtggtgctgagaatcaaacagtgcctcatatgtgctaggcaaatgttctatcaTTGAACTACAACCCCCACCCTATATTTACTCTTTTTCCATTGATCCATCCATtgatccatctgtccatccactcAATCATCATCTATAAtgactttgcatttttcttttgctagTCAAAAATATACTGTTCCAAGAGTATTTACTCTCTCTCTTGGATATTTTCAGGAAAACGGATTTGTGCAGGAGAAGGTCTGGCACACATGGAACTGTTCTTATTCCTGACCACCATTTTACAGAATTTTCACCTGAAGTCTGTGGTTGACCCAAAAGATCTTGATACCACCCCAGTTGTcaatggatttgtctctgtgccACCCACATACAAGCTCTGCTTCATTCCTGTTTGATGAAGAGCAGCCTGTCTCCCTGCTGATGTGCTGTCATCTGGAATCTCCCCTTTGGTGCATGCTCCGCCTCTGTCTCTATTAGGCATGCCTTCTCTGACCTGCTTCTCTCCaccctttttctttgaattccAGTGAACATCCAAACCCATTGGAGACAGTTTCCTCAGCTGTCAAAAATGCATGCTTCCTATTCACTTATaacactctgtattttaacaCTTTTGTGCTTCGTTACTATGATATATCACtattaaatcaaagaaaaccttgGGAAATTAtgtaaagtgaaataagtcaagcatagcaaattaaaatcacatggtttcacttttatgtgtaatacaaaaaaaatcaatctcttaTAATAGTGATAAATAATGTTACCAGAACTTAGGAAAGGGTGACAATGTGAGTGGATGCGCAAAGAGAAGAAGGTAGTTAAAGGTACAAAGATTTAGGCAGACAGGAGGAATGAGTTCTAATGATCTAGTGTAGAACATGTTGACTGTGTTCCCAATAATGCTGCATACTTCAAAATTCCTGAAAGAGAGATATTAAATACCCTGCCCACAAATAAAGGACAAGTATTTGAGACAATTACCATGTTAATTATCCTGATTTATTCACTGGACTGTGTATACATGTATCATAGTTTCACAATATACCCCCACAGTGCATATGATCACTACTTGTCAACCAAAAAATATATGGAggtagattaaaaataaaattgcaaatgaaaactacattgtATCCATTTTTAACACTCTTAATTGGTAAAGAAGTTGTTGCTCAAttatacagtgcttgcctagcatgtgtgaggcactgggttcaattctcagcacctcatataaataaaaaataaaactccatcaacaataaaaatttatatatatatatatatatatatatatatatatatatatatatatatatatataaaaatcaggtGTTGATAGAAGGATGGTACAATAGGCAGCCTTATATCCTAACAGAATGACAATTTCTCAGATGCTACTCTTAGTATCTTACACGAAAATTTATAATCTTCCCTTCACCACAACCTTCCCCATAGTTCAACTTCTGATTTCCCTACCCTGCTTTTGCCCTTtgctcttttatctttttttacttACTCTTTCTAATAAACCTTTGAGATAAATACTATTTGTATTAGGTACCATTACTGCCTTAATAAATTACCACAATAGAATGACTGATCAACATGCATTAACTATGTTATAGTTCTCAGGTTCAAAGATCCAATGTCATCTCCTCTGGGATAAGATGATTCTGTCAGCCAGGATGGTCCCTTTTGAAGGCTCTAGGGGATATAAATTTGCCTAATTTTTTCATCTTGTAGAGGCTGCCAGCATCCCTTGGCTTCTGTGTCCTTTGTCACATCAATTGAACATTAGTCACATCGCATCTGCTCTCCCCTTATatcctctccttttccttttatacAAACCTTATTGATCCTGGGTGTGTTGGTCCACTCCGATGATCCCATTGCCTCAGGAGTCTGAGGTGGAATGATCATAAGTTGACAGCCTCAgcaagggaggccctaagcatcttggagagatcctgtcttaaaataatagaTCAAGAGTTCTGGGGAgtagcttggtggttaagcatgcttgagttcaatctctggtaacaaTGCccctgcaaacaaacaaaaccttgatGATTACATTGAATATACCTGCATGACACAGGAGAATCTATCCAAGTTATGACCCTTGACATAATCACACCTACAGTGTCCCGTTTATCATGTAAAGTAACAaattcatggtttcaaaggtttcgaGGATTAAGATCAAATGGTGTGGGGTGTGAAGTTATTATTAAGCCtatgacattattattatattgcatTACTACCAAGATAATTCAGACAAGGCTTTGTTAAGTATATTGTTGGAGATCAGACATCAGAACAAGGAAGTGAACCCCAGGGTCATGTGTCTTCAAAAGGAAGGGTTCTAATcagttgattttaatttttattaggctcaacatgttttaattttatgtctttattgtCAGGAATTTGATATacagttaatatttattaatatttaatggaGAGGGaatatattttcagatttcaaaGGGAAGAAACCAGACTTAATACCAAGGATCATGATTCAGGAAggaatgcaattttttaaaagcatcacaGTGCACTAAGAATTTAGTAGACATAGGccatgagaaattttttttttttttttttttttttttgcgggggcaCTGGAAGTTGTTGGGAATATAGGCATGCAGCCCAGCACCAGAATGTCTTGAGGATTCTATGAAAAACTATTCAAAATCTAGAAATCTAAGCTCACCAACTTTCAAccaattaataagaaaataccaGGAAATTGATTTCCTGTATTAAGGGTCTTCagagaaaaatacagagaatTAAATGATAGATATCTATAGATGAAAAATAGATGACAAGGAGTTTATTACAGGAATTGTCTCACACAGTTGTGGAGACTAAAGAATTCCATGCTAGGTGACCTGTAGTCTGGAGAACAAGGAAAGCCAGTGGTGTGACTCAGTGCAAGTCTAAGAGCCTGAGCAGAGAAATGCTCTTTTGAAAACACCCCCAAGGGCTTACCCAGAAATTATGCAATTGAGTATCACTTAATCCAGTGAAGTGCATATCTAAAATTAACCATTGCTTCTCCCATACACTTTTTGGGGGGTTGAGGGGTGGTGTTATTTAGAACAAGAGaacaaaagaagacaaaagagaaGCTGGATGCAGACTATAAGTTCGAACATGATTGTcacttttgtatttaattttgtatgtgctttacatgtaaaattaagaaataaaatgagtaaaataaaaccatgttaacatatcactttaaaaaaagaaaaagaagcatgtCAGAGACTGTGGAGTGTAGGtcgaagagggaggaggggaaaaatttgatttatggatgctaAGATATAGATTGGAGAAATAAGTCCTGGCATTTTGTTGTGCAACACAGTGATGATAGATAATGTACTGCTCATTTCAAAACAGCTAGAAGAATggatttggaatattttcatcactaataaatgataaatatttgagaagacaGATATTTCTACCTTGATTTGAATACTACACAAAATACACAGATATCAAAACATGATAAATACGTGTGATTCTTAAGTGTCAACTAAAAATGATATGTAAACAAAGCATTGCCAGAACAGGTTTAGGGAACATCTTCCCCATATATCCCTCCAGTAGTTTTATGGTTTCAGGTCTTCCATTTGTCTTGAATCTATTTGGAATTGATTTTGTGTATAATGTTAGAAGCAAGTCTAATTGCATTTGTGTTTTGCATACAAAACACATGCACACTTTTCCAAATGATATTCAATGacgagactattttttttttaccttttgtgAATGATTATTCAACTGTATGTGGGTAGGTGTATTTCCTGGACTCTCCATGGATCCATAGGTGTATGTGTCTGCTTTATGCCTGCACTGACATGTGTTGTTTACTGTAGCTGTGTACATAGTTTGAAGCCTCCAGATTTCTTGCATAAGATAACACATTTTACTCATAATCTTTTGAGGTTCTATGCAAATTTTAAGACTTGgaaaatttctgtgaaaaataccCTTGTTTTTTCATAGAGTTTGCATTGAATCTATACATCACCTCAAGTAGTGACAATAATAATTCTTCCAATCCGTGAACCtggattatttttccatttatttctgtcttcttcaaattctttcattgatttttttttatatttcagcaTGCAGATTTTTCACCTCCTTGTTTaaatttattgctgaatagtttattttttctcatggtGTTGGAAATGAAATACTTTCTTGATTCCTTTTTCAGTTGTTATTAAAAATGCTGCtaaattttgtatgttatttgtgCATCCCAATTATTTAgaatccatttattaattttaattgtctTCATATGAAGTTTAGAGTTTTCCATAACCGAGactcttttgcttctttctttttgatttctctGCCTTTTAGGTCTTTATGTTGCTTATTTTTCTGGTTGGACTTCAGCTCTATGCTGAATAAAGGTGGCAGACTGGCCATTTCTGTCTTTTCCAcaatttttgagaaaaatcttTCAACTTTCACCATAGAACATAATATTAGATATTGGTTAGTGGCCATGAGTGTTCTGTGATAAATTCCTTCTGTAAcatgtgtttttgaatgtttcATCATGAAAGGGTTTGAAAtatgccaaatgctttttctgcacctattgaAATGGTCCTGTGTTTCTTGTCTTTATCCTGTTAACATGATGTATCACATTTATTGACTTATGCACGTTGGATCATCCTTGGTTgtctgggatgaatcctacttgataaCAGTAGATGATCCCTTTAATGTGCTGGAGCACAGAAAGATGTAGTTAAAATGCAAATGCTCTTTCTAGCATTGGAGAAGTGATTTTTGAGTGTTGGTGGCCTCTTGAGTTTCCTGAAGTTTTTTCATTTGTAGATATTTCTCTTAATGTGGTTCTTGAGAAAAAGGAGATTAAGACTTGAATATCGTAATTCACCATCTCAACAACAATCTGTCTCATAGGTTCCTCTCATCATGAGGTACAGTTTTCTTCTTCAGAGAGATTTAATTTTGATGGCTGTAAAAATACTTACAAGTCATACATCAGATCACATTTTTAATGAACCAATAAATACCCCATTTAAAATATAGTGTTTgcacaattttttataattttaactttaaaccTTTTTCagatatcatttcattttattttattatttcttactccCTTCCTTTGTGCAAGATtgttgtgtatgtatgtgtgtgtgtgtgtgtgttttctcaaagTATGAATAGGTTcaacatatgtatatatccatttaattttaatttctcattgtgtttttctgcacctgttttttatttaattgcacTTTCAGGATACTTACacttcaggcaaaaaaaaaaaaaataacagcaaatgaCCAAAACTACACCCCAACTACTGGAACTTCCAATTTAGAACTCTGCACCACTCCCATTACAGGAATTTACAATTTGTCAGCACTCCTCAGTGGATCCCACCCTACACTAGAAGAATGGAAGCTGAGAGTTACTACAACAAAGGGGCTCCTAGCCACAAAGTCTGGCAGATAGCTAAGTCATGAACACAAAGATGTTTCGCTTAAAAATGCCCAAACCTTGACCCTGGGGttacaaagcaaaaaataaatatgaagaatgaaaataCTTCTCTGCCAACAGTGGAAACAagtcttttatttctcatttacatATTTTCCCTCCTGGTGCACCTCatttaaaatacagtatttgcacattttttataattttaactttaaactttttttcagatatcatttcattttattttattctttcttactcCATTCCTTTGTGCAAGATtggtgtgtgagtatgtgtgtatgtgtgtgttttctcaaagTATGAATAGGTTCAACATACGTATATATccattgaattttaatttctctttgtgttttcctgcacctgtttttatttagttttggtttaACATAAGAgggatatattcatacatgggtTTGAATTTTTTTGATCTTAAATTTGCTTGTTTGTACCTTGATTTTTGTCCCTATTATTGCCCCTTCTTCACTCCCTTTTCCCAATAACAGttaatttttcctcttctctcttctactttttaatttgtaaactaCTCACAGTCAACATTTGTTATCAATTTTCTGCTTCTACTGTATTCACCTTTTAAAACACTTCAAACTTTCTCTTGCCATTCTAACCTCTTCACACAAAAAGttataatttcaataaatgtAGAATTATATAGTTTATGCAATTCCTACCTCATTCTTATTGTTATGCTTATTAATACAGCTGACAATGTAGTAGACCCCTGCTATCTAATAACTGATCTGGACATTTGTCTTAAAGCTGAACATCTGTTGGTAATAGTGCTATATCTTGCTCAGTGATTTCTCTTGGTGGTGTTGGAAAGTGAGTGAGTCTCTTCAAGTTTATAGAGTAGACATCCTGCTCTCATACTCACACCTCACACCAATAACAAGGAGTATCACCCTATACATGTTCTAGGCCCACCTCAGCCTCAACATTACTTCAATACATAGAATTGATGAGGCAAAAACCTCAAACCAACAATCAGGCCCAACCAGGATTGACCAGAGAGGGACCTCAGGTCACACCCCTGGACCTactcataaaacaaaaacagagagaaatgccaaaacaaaaaaagataacatgCAAAaggacataattataaaagagaAAGGTACATCCATCTCAACTGAAGTGCAAGTTGAAGACCTctgaaaacaaggaaataaacaaatcttcCCCACAAATTCACAATCCAACAAAGGATCCTATTGATATGAAAGTGAgtgaaattccagagaaagatGATAAAAGACTGATTATTAAACTGTTCAGTAATCTAAAAGTAGACCAAAGGAATGAATTAAGAGAAAGAATTCAAGGGTTAAAAGAcaatttcaataaagaaatagagatattaaaaagaaactagTCAAAATTCTTGGTAATGAAAGACACactgaatcaaattaaaattcactGAAAACATCACAAACAGATCATATTGTGTACAAAATCACCGAAAATGAGCATGAAACAATGCAGGGCAAAGGCACTTCAGACTTATGACACTTATTAAacttaaatgtttcttttcatcCCAAATGCATTGTTTCATTACACTCCCTCTAACAATGGAAAACTATGAAATGAATATAAACATCAAAATTCACATAGAGTATTTACTGTGCaacaatttcttttaataatctgcctcctggggctggggatgtggctca
This window contains:
- the LOC139705473 gene encoding cytochrome P450 2C42-like, with translation MTPGILPEEIYYVSLFHWSLSAKVQEEIDHVIGRHRSPCMQDKSSMPYTEAVLHEIQRYIDLVPTNLPHAVTCDIKFRNYFIPKGTTIITSLTSVLHDSKEFPNPKKFDPGHFLDESGKFKKSDYFMPFSTGKRICAGEGLAHMELFLFLTTILQNFHLKSVVDPKDLDTTPVVNGFVSVPPTYKLCFIPV